Proteins from a single region of Limosilactobacillus fermentum:
- the atpF gene encoding F0F1 ATP synthase subunit B, giving the protein MFIIAESNQLYLGDMLFYLVSFLIMAALVWHFAWKPVTQMMQKRADKIANDIDSAAQSREEAQKLAAKRQEELKGSRQEAATIVDNAKQAGESQRAEIIATAQQDAQNLKNQAQKDAEQARQDALRGAKKDIANLSIEIASKLIHKQLNADDQQALIDTYIEGLVKHE; this is encoded by the coding sequence ATGTTTATCATTGCGGAATCAAACCAACTGTATCTTGGTGACATGCTCTTCTACCTGGTCTCATTTCTGATCATGGCCGCCCTCGTTTGGCACTTCGCTTGGAAGCCAGTGACCCAAATGATGCAAAAGCGGGCTGACAAGATTGCAAATGATATCGATAGTGCCGCACAGTCGCGTGAAGAAGCCCAAAAGCTGGCTGCTAAGCGTCAAGAAGAATTAAAGGGTTCCCGCCAAGAAGCTGCCACGATTGTTGACAACGCAAAGCAGGCTGGTGAAAGCCAACGTGCGGAAATCATCGCCACGGCTCAACAAGACGCCCAAAACCTGAAGAATCAGGCCCAAAAGGACGCTGAACAAGCCCGGCAAGACGCCCTTCGTGGTGCCAAGAAAGATATCGCAAACCTGTCTATTGAGATTGCTTCCAAGCTCATCCACAAGCAATTGAATGCGGATGACCAACAAGCTCTCATTGACACTTACATTGAAGGGTTGGTAAAGCATGAGTAG
- the atpH gene encoding ATP synthase F1 subunit delta, whose amino-acid sequence MSRLDQKTVANRYARAIFELAQEDGQLDQTYQELVSVRQVFLDNPSLAPLLAGVDLGIKEKQALVDQVKEGASKYVANLLQMAFDYRRMSDMVAIVDEFERRYDEKHKRVHAEVVTAVQLDETRRNQLRDNLAARLGAQEIVLNEKVDPTILGGVVVKTANQTLDGSIKTKIEQIRRLIVK is encoded by the coding sequence ATGAGTAGACTTGACCAAAAGACGGTTGCAAACCGCTACGCCCGGGCCATCTTTGAGTTAGCCCAGGAAGATGGTCAACTCGATCAAACTTATCAAGAGCTTGTCAGTGTCCGCCAGGTTTTCTTAGACAACCCAAGTCTCGCCCCACTATTAGCCGGGGTGGACCTTGGCATTAAGGAAAAGCAGGCCCTAGTCGACCAGGTTAAAGAAGGGGCAAGCAAGTACGTTGCCAACCTCTTGCAAATGGCCTTTGACTACCGCCGCATGAGCGACATGGTTGCAATCGTCGATGAGTTTGAACGGCGGTATGATGAAAAGCACAAGCGTGTTCATGCCGAAGTTGTGACCGCGGTGCAACTTGATGAAACAAGAAGGAATCAACTGAGGGACAATTTGGCGGCTCGCCTCGGCGCCCAAGAAATCGTCTTAAATGAAAAGGTTGATCCAACGATCTTAGGGGGCGTGGTGGTAAAAACCGCTAACCAAACCCTCGATGGGTCCATCAAGACCAAAATCGAACAGATACGGCGTTTAATTGTTAAGTAA
- the atpA gene encoding F0F1 ATP synthase subunit alpha, with translation MSIKTEEISSLIKKQLANYQDQISVEETGTVTYVGDGVARADGLENAMAGELLEFENGVYGMAQNLESNDVGIVILGDDTAIREGDTVKRTGRIMEVPVGDALLGRVVDPLGRPIDGLGDIKTDKTRPIERKAPGVMERKSVSQPLQTGIKVIDALVPIGRGQRELIIGDRKTGKTSIAIDTIINQKDQDMICIYVAIGQKESTVRSQVETLRKFGALDYTIVVSASASNPAPLLYIAPYAGAAMGEEFMFGGRDVLIIYDDLSKQADAYRELSLILRRPPGREAYPGDIFYTHSRLLERAARLSDDLGGGSMTALPVIQTQAGDVSAYIPTNVISITDGQIFLDADSFYAGQRPAIDAGTSVSRVGGDAQIKAMKKVSGTLRLDIASYNELAAFAQFGSDLDAATKARLDRGERTMEVLKQGLHAPQPVEQQVVTLYALAHNYLDDVPVDDVLRFESELATFMRSNHQDLYDSIKQSGQLPDGDGLDKALDAFKAGFQTSDQKQDVSVAQN, from the coding sequence ATGAGCATTAAAACTGAGGAAATCAGTTCACTCATCAAGAAGCAACTCGCCAACTACCAGGACCAGATTTCCGTTGAAGAAACCGGGACGGTTACCTACGTAGGTGACGGGGTTGCCCGTGCTGATGGCTTGGAAAACGCCATGGCTGGTGAGTTGCTCGAATTTGAAAATGGTGTCTACGGAATGGCACAAAACCTCGAAAGTAACGATGTCGGGATCGTTATTTTAGGGGATGATACCGCAATCCGTGAAGGTGATACCGTTAAGCGGACTGGTCGGATCATGGAAGTGCCAGTTGGCGATGCCCTGTTAGGCCGGGTTGTTGACCCACTGGGTCGGCCAATCGACGGTCTGGGGGACATCAAGACCGACAAGACCCGTCCAATCGAACGTAAGGCCCCAGGGGTGATGGAACGTAAGTCCGTTTCCCAACCACTGCAGACCGGGATTAAGGTGATTGACGCCTTAGTACCAATTGGTCGGGGGCAGCGTGAACTGATCATTGGGGACCGGAAGACCGGTAAGACCTCCATTGCCATCGATACGATCATTAACCAAAAGGACCAAGACATGATTTGTATCTACGTGGCGATTGGGCAAAAGGAATCAACCGTGCGTTCCCAAGTTGAAACCCTGCGGAAGTTTGGCGCCCTCGATTACACGATCGTGGTTTCCGCTTCCGCTTCTAACCCAGCACCATTGCTGTACATCGCTCCGTACGCGGGGGCAGCAATGGGGGAAGAATTTATGTTTGGCGGCCGCGACGTCTTAATCATTTACGATGACCTGTCCAAGCAGGCCGACGCCTACCGTGAACTGTCCTTGATTTTACGTCGGCCTCCTGGTCGTGAAGCATACCCGGGTGACATCTTCTACACCCACTCACGGCTGCTGGAACGGGCGGCACGGCTCTCCGATGACCTTGGTGGGGGTTCAATGACCGCCCTGCCAGTTATCCAGACCCAGGCAGGGGACGTTTCCGCCTACATTCCAACTAACGTTATTTCCATTACCGACGGGCAGATCTTCTTGGATGCCGACTCCTTCTACGCTGGTCAACGGCCAGCCATTGACGCCGGGACTTCCGTTTCCCGGGTTGGTGGGGACGCTCAGATCAAGGCGATGAAGAAGGTTTCCGGGACGTTGCGTCTTGATATCGCTTCTTATAACGAATTAGCGGCCTTCGCTCAGTTCGGGAGTGACCTAGACGCCGCCACCAAGGCCCGCCTAGATCGTGGTGAACGGACGATGGAAGTCTTAAAGCAAGGCCTCCACGCCCCACAACCAGTTGAACAACAGGTGGTTACCCTGTACGCATTGGCACACAACTACTTGGACGATGTTCCGGTAGACGACGTGTTACGCTTTGAAAGCGAACTTGCGACCTTCATGCGTTCCAACCACCAAGACCTTTACGATTCAATCAAGCAAAGCGGTCAACTCCCTGATGGCGACGGGCTCGACAAGGCCCTCGACGCCTTCAAGGCTGGTTTTCAAACTAGTGACCAAAAGCAAGATGTATCCGTGGCCCAAAACTAA
- a CDS encoding F0F1 ATP synthase subunit gamma — translation MPASLAAVKRRIQSTKSTRQITSAMQMVSTAKLNQIQHHTKTYQVYAEKVQAILVSLVKSHSADSLKYEQDSSLGDLFSKRPVKKTGILIITSDRGLVGSYNSNVIKSTLDKMKEDGLNADNTVFLTVGRTGAEFFKKRGMNVAYEFTGVSDVPTYREVHDVVKQAIQLYQDQVYDRLYISYSHYVNRISSQDRTEQMLPISADGLRQTEQEIGNRTAGDGVPLPASEYEIEPSDGGMLDMLVPQYAESLIYGAILDAKTSEHASSANAMRSASDNADDIISTLQLQYNRARQAAITTEITEITGGMTAQE, via the coding sequence GTGCCAGCTTCATTAGCTGCTGTTAAACGGCGGATTCAGTCAACCAAGAGTACGCGCCAGATTACCTCGGCGATGCAAATGGTTTCCACTGCTAAGCTCAATCAGATTCAGCACCACACGAAGACATACCAGGTTTACGCTGAAAAGGTGCAAGCCATTTTGGTCAGCCTGGTTAAATCTCATAGCGCCGATTCACTGAAGTACGAACAAGACTCCTCTTTGGGGGACTTGTTCTCCAAACGTCCAGTGAAGAAAACTGGCATCCTCATCATCACGTCCGACCGGGGCTTGGTGGGTTCTTACAACAGTAACGTTATCAAGTCCACCCTCGACAAGATGAAAGAAGACGGCCTTAACGCAGACAACACGGTCTTTTTGACCGTTGGACGGACCGGCGCCGAGTTTTTCAAGAAGCGCGGGATGAACGTTGCCTACGAATTTACGGGTGTCAGTGACGTACCAACTTACCGGGAAGTACATGACGTGGTTAAGCAGGCGATCCAACTTTACCAGGATCAAGTCTACGACCGGCTGTACATCTCCTACAGCCACTACGTTAACCGGATCTCCTCGCAGGACCGGACCGAACAAATGCTACCGATTTCAGCGGATGGTTTACGCCAAACCGAACAGGAAATTGGTAACCGGACGGCCGGCGATGGGGTTCCGCTTCCGGCAAGTGAGTATGAGATTGAGCCTTCCGATGGTGGAATGCTCGATATGCTTGTCCCGCAGTACGCGGAAAGCTTGATTTACGGAGCGATTCTGGATGCTAAGACGTCCGAACACGCCTCCAGTGCCAACGCCATGCGTTCTGCATCTGACAACGCCGATGACATTATTTCGACCTTGCAGTTGCAATACAACCGGGCTCGGCAAGCGGCCATTACCACCGAAATTACGGAAATTACCGGTGGGATGACGGCCCAAGAATGA
- the atpD gene encoding F0F1 ATP synthase subunit beta, translating into MSTTGKVVQVIGPVVDIEFPLDEKLPEINTALKIQEADDKTLTVEVALELGDGVVRTIAMDGTDGLKRGMAVENTDASISVPVGDDTLGRVFNVLGEPVDNGPEFGPDAQRMPIHRDAPKYEDLSNTTEVLETGIKVIDLLAPYVRGGKIGLFGGAGVGKTVLIQELIHNIAQGHNGISVFTGVGERTREGNDMYYEMKASGVLEKTAMVYGQMNEPPGARMRVALTGLTIAEYFRDVKGQDVLLFIDNIFRFTQAGSEVSALLGRIPSAVGYQPTLATEMGQLQERITSTKKGSITSIQAVYVPADDYTDPAPATTFAHLDATTNLERRLTQIGIYPAVDPLASTSTALTPEVVGQEHYEVATGVQHVLQRYRELQDIISILGMDELSDEEKTIVARARRIQNFLSQSFAVAEQFTGQPGAYVPLEETVKDFKAILDGEYDDLPEEAFRLVGGIDEAVAKAKKMQADTAAEG; encoded by the coding sequence ATGAGTACTACTGGTAAAGTTGTTCAAGTAATTGGACCAGTTGTTGATATTGAGTTTCCCTTGGACGAGAAGTTACCTGAAATCAACACTGCTTTAAAGATCCAAGAAGCCGATGACAAGACGTTGACGGTCGAAGTTGCCCTTGAACTGGGTGACGGCGTGGTCCGGACGATTGCCATGGACGGGACGGACGGTTTGAAGCGGGGGATGGCTGTCGAAAACACCGACGCCTCCATCAGTGTACCAGTGGGTGACGACACCCTCGGTCGGGTCTTTAACGTCTTAGGGGAACCCGTTGATAACGGACCGGAATTTGGTCCGGACGCACAGCGGATGCCAATCCACCGCGATGCACCAAAGTATGAAGACTTGAGTAACACGACGGAAGTGTTGGAAACGGGGATTAAGGTGATTGACCTCCTCGCCCCATACGTTCGTGGTGGTAAGATTGGTCTCTTCGGTGGTGCCGGGGTTGGGAAGACCGTTTTGATTCAGGAATTAATCCATAACATCGCCCAAGGGCACAACGGGATTTCCGTCTTCACGGGGGTTGGTGAACGAACCCGTGAAGGGAACGACATGTACTACGAAATGAAGGCTTCCGGGGTTTTGGAAAAGACGGCCATGGTTTATGGTCAGATGAACGAACCACCGGGTGCCCGGATGCGGGTGGCCCTGACCGGGTTGACGATTGCCGAATACTTCCGGGATGTTAAGGGTCAAGACGTGTTGCTCTTTATCGACAACATCTTCCGCTTCACCCAGGCCGGTTCAGAAGTTTCCGCCCTCTTAGGTCGGATTCCTTCCGCCGTTGGTTATCAACCAACCCTGGCCACTGAAATGGGTCAACTCCAGGAACGGATTACGTCAACGAAGAAGGGTTCCATTACCTCAATCCAAGCCGTTTACGTTCCGGCCGATGACTACACCGACCCGGCGCCGGCTACGACCTTCGCCCACTTGGACGCCACGACCAACTTGGAACGGCGCCTGACCCAGATTGGGATCTACCCGGCGGTGGACCCACTGGCTTCAACTTCGACGGCCTTAACGCCAGAAGTGGTAGGGCAAGAACACTACGAAGTGGCAACTGGGGTTCAACACGTTCTCCAGCGCTACCGTGAATTACAAGACATCATCTCGATCTTAGGGATGGACGAACTCTCCGATGAAGAAAAGACCATCGTGGCCCGTGCCCGGCGGATTCAAAACTTCTTATCCCAGAGTTTCGCCGTTGCCGAACAATTTACTGGTCAACCGGGGGCTTACGTGCCGCTGGAAGAAACGGTGAAGGACTTCAAGGCCATCCTCGATGGGGAATACGACGACCTGCCGGAAGAAGCCTTCCGTTTGGTCGGCGGGATTGACGAAGCTGTTGCCAAGGCAAAGAAGATGCAGGCGGATACGGCAGCTGAAGGTTAG
- a CDS encoding F0F1 ATP synthase subunit epsilon: MAENTFQVTISTPDGIVYDGNATMLVMTTTGGQLGLMANHQPLIASLAIDALLIKHQDSDKEDERVAVNGGFIEFHGNVATIAASSAELPEDIDVARAQSAKERSEALIKKAREAKDADALDRAEVHLRRDINRLHLSGK, encoded by the coding sequence ATGGCTGAGAATACTTTTCAAGTCACCATCTCCACTCCTGACGGAATCGTCTACGACGGGAACGCAACCATGTTGGTAATGACCACGACGGGCGGCCAGCTCGGTCTGATGGCCAACCACCAACCGTTAATCGCCTCGTTAGCCATCGACGCGCTGTTGATTAAGCACCAAGATAGCGACAAGGAAGACGAACGGGTTGCCGTTAACGGGGGCTTTATCGAGTTCCACGGTAACGTAGCAACGATTGCGGCCTCAAGTGCCGAATTACCTGAAGACATTGACGTTGCCCGGGCCCAAAGTGCTAAGGAACGCTCCGAAGCATTAATTAAAAAGGCACGGGAAGCTAAGGATGCTGACGCCCTCGATCGAGCGGAAGTTCACTTGCGGCGGGACATTAACCGGCTGCACCTTAGCGGGAAGTAG
- a CDS encoding DUF1146 domain-containing protein: MAELKTFITLIVQIGFILIAFRAIKSIEVERFFRQPPAGLPLLIVLVAIAIGYACASFFTNFFTTLSTILGSL, from the coding sequence ATGGCGGAGTTAAAAACTTTTATTACGCTAATTGTCCAAATTGGCTTTATTTTGATTGCCTTTCGAGCGATTAAAAGCATCGAAGTCGAGCGCTTCTTTCGCCAACCACCGGCGGGCTTACCCCTGCTGATCGTTTTAGTGGCGATTGCGATCGGGTACGCGTGCGCGAGTTTCTTTACTAATTTTTTCACGACCCTATCAACTATTTTGGGGTCACTGTAA
- a CDS encoding rod shape-determining protein — protein MAKDIGIDLGTANVLIYVQGKGVVLNEPSVVAVDTNNGKILAVGSEAYRMVGRTPSNIRAVRPLKDGVISDFDITQEMLSYFIGKLSVKGFMSKPNIMICAPTNITEIERKAIIQAAEQSGGGKVYLEYEPKVAAIGAGLDIFKPSGNMVIDMGGGTSDIAILSLGDIVSSQSVRMAGDKMNTDITEYIKAKHGLVIGEHSAEQIKIKLGTALKVVEPKTMDVRGRDVATGMPRQIQINENEIEEALHDTLDQIVHAAIAVLETVPPELASDIIDRGVMLTGGTALLHGIDQLFSEKLKVPVVVSQDPLDNVAKGAGELLERMQANPANNGKRKRKRK, from the coding sequence ATGGCTAAAGACATCGGAATTGATCTCGGAACAGCCAATGTTCTAATTTACGTCCAGGGTAAGGGCGTTGTTTTAAATGAACCATCAGTGGTGGCCGTTGATACCAACAACGGTAAGATCCTGGCGGTTGGTTCGGAAGCATACCGGATGGTGGGGCGGACCCCAAGTAACATCCGGGCGGTGCGGCCCCTCAAGGATGGGGTGATCTCTGACTTCGATATTACCCAGGAAATGCTTTCCTACTTTATCGGTAAGCTAAGCGTGAAGGGGTTCATGTCCAAGCCCAACATCATGATTTGCGCACCAACTAACATCACCGAGATTGAACGCAAGGCTATTATTCAAGCGGCTGAACAGTCCGGTGGCGGTAAGGTCTACCTCGAATACGAGCCCAAGGTGGCTGCCATCGGAGCAGGCCTGGATATCTTTAAGCCAAGTGGAAACATGGTAATTGACATGGGTGGTGGAACGAGCGATATTGCCATCCTTTCCTTAGGTGACATCGTTTCTTCCCAGTCGGTTCGGATGGCCGGGGATAAGATGAACACCGATATTACCGAATACATCAAGGCTAAGCACGGCTTGGTGATTGGGGAACACTCGGCAGAACAAATCAAGATCAAGTTAGGGACGGCCTTGAAAGTAGTCGAACCGAAAACGATGGACGTACGGGGCCGCGACGTTGCGACCGGGATGCCACGGCAAATTCAGATTAACGAAAACGAAATTGAAGAAGCCCTGCATGATACCCTGGACCAAATCGTGCACGCTGCCATCGCCGTTCTTGAAACGGTGCCGCCGGAACTGGCCAGCGATATTATCGACCGCGGTGTTATGTTAACCGGGGGGACGGCCCTCTTACACGGGATTGACCAGCTCTTCTCCGAGAAGTTGAAGGTACCCGTAGTCGTTTCCCAAGACCCATTAGATAACGTTGCCAAGGGGGCCGGGGAATTGCTGGAACGGATGCAAGCCAACCCGGCTAACAACGGCAAACGGAAGCGTAAGCGCAAGTAA
- the yidD gene encoding membrane protein insertion efficiency factor YidD, with the protein MTRLVKALVIAYQRFFSARRPYRVCRFEPTCSEYMLQAIDRYHSRGILMGLARILRCQPFARGGYDPLPDHFTLKRNQPK; encoded by the coding sequence ATGACCAGGCTAGTAAAAGCTCTGGTGATCGCCTACCAGCGGTTTTTCTCGGCTCGCCGACCGTACCGGGTGTGTCGCTTTGAACCAACTTGTTCGGAGTACATGCTTCAAGCGATTGACCGGTATCACAGCCGGGGGATTTTAATGGGGCTGGCCCGCATTTTACGGTGCCAGCCTTTTGCACGCGGGGGATACGATCCGCTTCCCGACCATTTTACTCTGAAGAGAAACCAACCAAAGTAA
- a CDS encoding DUF2969 domain-containing protein, whose protein sequence is MSKREKAIEVSVQDSERNNQAIQQVFIGKRLIGEVVPDDGRFKAVMLKDETSFRVRSQEEGLETILQQYHLHQH, encoded by the coding sequence ATGTCAAAAAGAGAAAAAGCAATTGAAGTAAGCGTCCAAGATAGCGAACGGAATAACCAAGCCATACAGCAGGTCTTTATTGGCAAGCGGCTGATTGGGGAAGTCGTTCCTGATGATGGACGGTTTAAGGCGGTAATGTTAAAGGACGAGACGTCATTTCGGGTGCGCTCCCAAGAGGAGGGCCTAGAAACGATCTTGCAACAATACCACCTCCACCAACACTAA
- a CDS encoding FtsW/RodA/SpoVE family cell cycle protein, whose protein sequence is MQRAKTDNTEVESRIDWGIIFCVLLLALIGLASIYVAASHDSSGSGVVRQVVTQLAWYLVGTVMVIVIMQFDSEQLWKLAPIAYWAGIFLMFAILIFYSRSYYVSTGAKSWFAVGPFTFQPSEIMKPAYILMMGRVITTHNSQYPVHKVDSDWQLIGKMFMWLLPIFISLKFQNDFGTSLVFFAIFVGMILVSGVTWRILVPAFSILAVVGGSALAMVTSTAGRAILEKVGFQSYQFSRVDTWLHPDQDTSNQGYQLWQSIKAVGSGGVTGTGFNNSKVYVPVRESDMIFSVIGENFGFVGGILLILLYLLLIYLMIRVTFDTKNEFYAYISTGVIMMILFHVFENIGMNIGLLPLTGIPLPFISAGGSSLVGNLIGIGMIMSMRYHHRSYMFSNNQNFH, encoded by the coding sequence ATGCAACGTGCGAAGACGGACAACACGGAGGTTGAATCCCGGATTGACTGGGGGATCATTTTCTGTGTCCTTCTATTGGCCCTAATTGGGCTGGCGTCGATTTACGTGGCTGCTTCCCACGATAGCTCTGGGAGTGGCGTTGTCAGGCAGGTGGTGACCCAGTTAGCCTGGTACCTCGTCGGGACCGTAATGGTCATCGTGATCATGCAGTTTGATTCGGAACAGCTGTGGAAGCTGGCGCCGATTGCTTACTGGGCGGGGATCTTCTTGATGTTTGCAATTTTGATCTTTTATAGTCGGTCGTACTACGTTAGTACCGGGGCCAAAAGCTGGTTTGCCGTGGGCCCCTTTACCTTTCAGCCTTCCGAAATTATGAAGCCGGCCTACATCTTGATGATGGGGCGGGTAATTACCACCCATAACAGCCAGTACCCGGTCCACAAGGTCGATTCCGACTGGCAGTTAATTGGTAAAATGTTTATGTGGCTCCTGCCAATTTTCATTTCCCTCAAGTTTCAAAATGACTTTGGGACCTCGCTAGTGTTCTTTGCCATTTTCGTGGGGATGATTCTGGTTTCCGGGGTGACCTGGCGGATCCTAGTCCCGGCCTTTTCAATCTTGGCCGTGGTCGGGGGGAGTGCCCTGGCGATGGTGACCTCGACGGCCGGCCGGGCAATCTTAGAAAAGGTCGGTTTTCAATCCTACCAGTTCAGCCGGGTGGATACTTGGCTGCACCCAGACCAAGATACGAGTAACCAGGGTTACCAACTGTGGCAAAGTATCAAGGCCGTCGGTTCCGGTGGTGTAACTGGGACCGGGTTCAATAACTCGAAGGTCTACGTTCCAGTTCGTGAATCGGATATGATCTTTTCGGTGATCGGGGAAAACTTCGGCTTTGTCGGGGGGATCTTGTTGATTCTACTCTACTTACTGTTGATTTACCTGATGATTCGGGTTACCTTTGACACCAAAAATGAATTTTACGCCTACATTTCAACCGGGGTCATCATGATGATCCTCTTCCACGTCTTTGAAAACATTGGGATGAACATCGGGCTCTTGCCACTGACCGGGATCCCGCTGCCGTTCATCTCCGCGGGGGGATCTTCGTTAGTGGGGAACCTGATTGGGATCGGGATGATTATGTCGATGCGGTATCACCACCGGTCTTACATGTTCAGTAATAACCAAAACTTCCACTAG
- a CDS encoding glycine cleavage system protein H: protein MRELANPWHQEYQGRVVVLSLTTEAQRILGPVEYWDLPEVGAKVVSNQPLIVVMAKWRYTDLTLPVNGTVVARNPRAVGWAERGATDWILRIECN, encoded by the coding sequence ATGCGTGAATTAGCGAATCCTTGGCACCAAGAGTACCAAGGGAGGGTGGTGGTCCTGTCACTAACGACAGAAGCCCAGCGAATCCTCGGGCCCGTTGAGTACTGGGATTTGCCGGAGGTGGGCGCTAAAGTGGTGTCCAACCAGCCGTTGATCGTGGTGATGGCTAAGTGGCGCTACACCGATCTAACCTTACCAGTGAACGGAACGGTGGTGGCCCGCAATCCCCGGGCCGTTGGTTGGGCTGAGCGCGGGGCTACCGACTGGATTTTAAGAATTGAATGTAACTAA
- a CDS encoding DUF2785 domain-containing protein has protein sequence MKETDLAPKLEMIKALHRQAKEGKTFKDLAPRLASFQRGLQRHRRTTVSLPAITETGQAILEQLVSNLKNDQLTELSDTQLELLLTQLANEDPAVRFGEATLLFNGALANDLLTKDQLRHAMNTLKKWEILFDHIEEPINKGAVRRVSAVTGLASLLYADRAGYFFVTKADLSDLIDRVALGMLWEHDNRGYVNRLGWIQLFGEYTVLVGELCRRRELVRGEKVFLMATYLVAYRQLKAPLIMGEADEGADFLIEMMNQHPVYRRYFMVFLRDWQRDLQQERPQSEQGWHQVFNYRRLMQALLMSADLPEIIARQITNQSNQDEQ, from the coding sequence ATGAAAGAAACAGACCTGGCACCGAAGTTAGAAATGATCAAAGCGCTCCACCGCCAAGCAAAAGAAGGGAAGACCTTTAAGGACCTGGCGCCCCGTTTGGCATCATTTCAACGGGGCTTACAAAGGCACCGGCGGACGACAGTTAGTCTCCCGGCCATTACGGAAACGGGACAGGCGATTTTAGAGCAACTGGTGAGCAACCTCAAAAATGACCAGCTAACCGAACTTAGCGACACCCAACTGGAGTTGCTCTTGACGCAGTTAGCTAACGAGGACCCAGCCGTTCGTTTTGGTGAGGCGACCTTACTCTTTAACGGGGCCTTAGCCAATGACCTGTTGACCAAGGATCAACTTCGGCACGCAATGAACACGCTAAAAAAGTGGGAGATCCTGTTTGACCACATCGAGGAGCCAATCAATAAGGGCGCTGTGCGCCGGGTGAGCGCGGTGACTGGCCTTGCCTCGCTGCTATATGCCGACCGGGCTGGCTATTTCTTCGTGACCAAAGCAGACCTGAGTGATTTAATTGACCGGGTGGCGCTAGGCATGTTATGGGAGCATGATAACCGGGGGTACGTTAACCGGTTAGGCTGGATCCAGCTCTTTGGTGAGTACACCGTCTTGGTGGGAGAACTATGCCGGCGCAGGGAACTGGTGCGCGGCGAAAAGGTCTTCTTAATGGCGACCTATTTAGTGGCCTACCGCCAACTTAAGGCCCCACTGATCATGGGCGAAGCTGATGAGGGTGCCGATTTTTTAATTGAAATGATGAATCAACACCCCGTCTACCGCCGCTACTTCATGGTCTTTTTACGTGACTGGCAACGAGACCTGCAACAAGAACGGCCCCAAAGCGAACAGGGCTGGCACCAGGTCTTTAACTACCGCCGGTTAATGCAGGCCCTGTTGATGAGCGCTGACCTGCCGGAGATTATTGCCCGCCAAATTACAAATCAGTCAAATCAAGACGAGCAATGA